In the genome of Fuerstiella sp., one region contains:
- the rseP gene encoding RIP metalloprotease RseP translates to MIVSSLITLAAGGVFGSIGKALMVVLGLGLVIFFHELGHFAVAKWCNVHVERFSIGIGPILWSRQKGETEYALSALPLGGYVKMLGQDDMDPNQMTSDEIAENPRAYSAKKVWQRMLIISAGVIMNIITGFGFFAIAYNMGVHEVLPVVGLAVPGSPAWEAGIKRGDRIRAINGEEVHSFIDIKQSIVLSSGPIEIEGTTENGVDYKKTVTPRQGKQFRQIGVNPGKSLRISPQAGKDYSIDITGLPSARASAPFKPGDRVVSLNGAELKSWHQLSTLTARDAADDLVYSVERTVGEEKSLKTRSVDITVPPGQLRSIGIWMHIGPVESVQADSIAANARLQKGDVIRKVDDLEVGVDIDPLRLPNYFAERAGTMVRISVVRKKDGSVGEVDEELTLVPADIPGWSELPVTLTAPLPIPAIGAAFGVSTTIAKVIEGSEAAGITDPGQLKPDQKITKIVLPYKEDDGLGTAGDEAAIFELPDDSQVNWAHIFYMIQQAPLRDIRIHIDESSDSASFSVLLQKQEFEENWYLPIRGIRGFEDLSEKRVADSTGQAVQLGVRQTRNSIVNIYMTLRSLVRGDLSAKALSGPLGILSIGYQVADSGLAQLLTFLGLLSINLAVLNFLPIPILDGGHMVFLIWEGVTRRKPSPRVIGLAHVIGLFFIIFLFCFVMYLDVVVRFLGFGAD, encoded by the coding sequence ATGATCGTTTCATCATTGATCACTCTGGCAGCCGGGGGCGTTTTCGGCAGTATCGGCAAAGCGCTGATGGTAGTGCTGGGACTGGGGCTGGTCATCTTCTTTCATGAACTTGGACATTTCGCCGTGGCGAAATGGTGCAATGTGCATGTCGAGCGATTCAGTATCGGCATCGGTCCGATTTTGTGGAGCCGTCAGAAGGGTGAAACGGAATACGCCCTGTCGGCGCTTCCTCTGGGCGGCTATGTCAAGATGTTGGGGCAGGATGATATGGACCCCAATCAAATGACCAGTGACGAAATCGCAGAGAATCCACGGGCGTACTCTGCGAAAAAAGTGTGGCAGCGAATGTTGATCATTTCTGCCGGTGTCATCATGAACATCATCACAGGCTTTGGCTTTTTTGCGATCGCCTACAATATGGGTGTTCATGAAGTACTGCCGGTAGTGGGACTGGCGGTTCCCGGCAGTCCCGCCTGGGAGGCCGGAATCAAACGTGGGGATCGGATTCGCGCGATCAATGGCGAAGAAGTCCACAGTTTCATCGACATCAAACAGTCGATCGTTCTTTCCAGTGGCCCGATAGAAATCGAGGGAACCACTGAAAACGGAGTGGACTACAAAAAAACGGTGACTCCCCGACAGGGAAAACAGTTTCGGCAGATCGGAGTCAATCCGGGCAAGTCACTGAGAATCTCACCGCAGGCCGGAAAAGACTATTCGATTGACATTACAGGTCTGCCTTCTGCGAGGGCTTCGGCACCGTTCAAACCCGGGGATCGGGTGGTTTCGCTCAACGGTGCCGAATTGAAGTCATGGCATCAGCTTTCGACATTGACTGCTCGTGATGCGGCTGATGATCTGGTTTATTCAGTCGAACGTACTGTCGGAGAAGAGAAGTCACTCAAAACACGAAGCGTCGACATCACCGTTCCTCCAGGTCAGCTGAGATCCATAGGCATTTGGATGCACATCGGTCCGGTCGAGTCGGTTCAGGCTGATTCTATTGCGGCGAATGCCCGGTTGCAGAAGGGGGACGTCATCCGAAAAGTTGATGACCTCGAAGTCGGAGTCGACATCGACCCGCTGCGCCTGCCAAATTATTTTGCAGAACGCGCCGGTACTATGGTGCGAATTTCAGTTGTTCGAAAGAAAGACGGTTCGGTTGGAGAGGTGGACGAGGAACTGACACTGGTGCCGGCCGATATTCCTGGCTGGTCTGAATTGCCGGTGACATTAACCGCGCCGTTGCCCATTCCTGCCATTGGTGCAGCGTTCGGGGTCAGTACAACCATTGCCAAAGTAATCGAAGGCAGCGAAGCAGCGGGGATCACGGATCCCGGCCAACTGAAGCCGGATCAGAAAATCACAAAAATTGTCCTTCCGTATAAAGAGGACGATGGACTGGGAACTGCCGGCGACGAAGCAGCCATTTTTGAACTGCCCGATGACTCGCAGGTCAACTGGGCACATATCTTCTACATGATTCAGCAGGCGCCCCTTCGGGACATTCGCATTCACATTGACGAATCCAGTGACTCTGCCAGTTTTTCTGTGTTGCTGCAGAAACAGGAATTTGAGGAGAACTGGTATCTGCCAATTCGCGGTATCCGGGGATTCGAAGATCTGTCTGAAAAACGGGTTGCCGACTCTACAGGACAAGCTGTTCAGCTGGGTGTTCGCCAGACTCGCAATTCCATTGTGAACATCTATATGACGCTTCGATCACTGGTTCGAGGTGACCTGTCTGCAAAGGCACTGAGCGGTCCGTTAGGCATTCTTAGTATCGGATATCAGGTGGCCGACAGCGGGCTGGCTCAACTGCTGACCTTTCTGGGTCTGCTGAGCATCAATCTGGCAGTGCTGAATTTTCTGCCAATTCCGATCCTCGACGGCGGACATATGGTGTTTTTGATCTGGGAAGGCGTCACACGACGGAAGCCAAGCCCGCGGGTGATTGGCCTGGCTCATGTTATCGGATTGTTCTTTATTATTTTTCTGTTTTGTTTTGTTATGTATCTGGACGTGGTTGTGCGGTTTCTGGGCTTCGGTGCCGATTAG